A window of Raphanus sativus cultivar WK10039 unplaced genomic scaffold, ASM80110v3 Scaffold1121, whole genome shotgun sequence contains these coding sequences:
- the LOC108849086 gene encoding calmodulin-like protein 9 — MADAFTDEQIQEFYEAFCLIDKDSDGFITKEKLTKVMKSMGKNPNEEQLQEMMSHVDIFGNGGITFDDFLYIMAQNTSQEAGSDELIEVFRVFDRDGDGVISALELGEGMKDMGMKITAEEAEHMVREADLDGDGVLSFHEFSKMMIAASY, encoded by the exons ATGGCGGATGCTTTCACCGATGAGCAGATCCAAGAGTTTTACGAAGCCTTCTGTCTCATCGACAAAGACTCTGATG GGTTCATCACAAAGGAGAAACTAACGAAGGTGATGAAGTCGATGGGGAAGAATCCAAATGAGGAACAACTTCAAGAGATGATGAGCCATGTCGATATCTTTGGCAACGGAGGCATCACCTTTGATGATTTCTTGTATATAATGGCTCAAAACACCTCTCAG GAAGCGGGATCGGATGAGTTGATAGAAGTGTTTAGAGTGTTCGACAGAGACGGAGACGGTGTCATATCTGCACTTGAG TTGGGAGAAGGAATGAAAGACATGGGGATGAAGATAACGGCGGAAGAGGCGGAGCATATGGTGCGAGAAGCCGATCTTGATGGCGATGGTGTTCTCTCTTTCCACGAGTTCTCCAAAATGATGATCGCTGCCTCTTATTAG